Part of the Penicillium digitatum chromosome 4, complete sequence genome is shown below.
gtacctggctagattaaagtactcaatgttagctgctaaattgtaaagaacttaaccactgtagtaacgccagttaagtaccctggttgacataccattcttttgataagctggtcgattcttaggccacttttttttgaacatgcgccagttttgaggtgcgctgtcataggcgaagaaccagcacgccggaatcttggatggccaattgtacagagacatgccttgcacataaccttcggctttccatttttgtcattcgcagcctggtagaagctgtcccagatatccgatttgctttttgattcccatcgaattgtattcttaatatcagactgagatccatactcagttgtaagccaccaactaacgaatttattgcgtacgtcctccatgtcatcacatatagaatcagatggatataaaacccagtgcttttgaaggggaggtccaacacgagtaagggataagggcgcaaaagttgaacgagttaaacgagtcggcgatatcgatgggaccggtgtttggatacccaaaaaatcagagaagttgtcaggataaatctgatcagaagtgtcacggtgcgaaccgtgatgcttagttagaggaagatcacggcacgtgatctccgacctgtttatcttgaacttcagttctagatcctgttgtagctcttcgagctacgtcttgtatattagcctgcccctgcctgtgcctgtacctgtcaatgagaatctgatctgttacgacctgtccctgccagtcatctcctatcataccgtcctgccagcccgcaccctgacactacgtagctcctaccactaggagttgactgtctgaagaTGTCTGAACCAGCCCCGCAACCTCCGTTCCTGCCCAGCGACCTAGAACAATTCGCCGAACACGCGAGAGACCATCCTGACCAATGGTTCGAATACTGCCGCCGCGCGTACGACTACATTGAGAGCACCCAGTCCGAGGCGACCAACGCTCGCGAACGAGTGGACCAAGCCGAACTGCAGCTACAAGCCGCGAGGATCAAGATCACCCGCCTGTCAAGCGAACTGACCGCAGCTGAGCGTGATCACCTCCGAGATGTCGCGGTCCTGGAATACCAGAAGAAGCTTTATGACGAAGCGCAACAGAACATTGCCCGTATCGAGGCTGCACGAATGTGTGCAGCCGAACTCGCCATCCCGACGGGGAATACCGTACCTCCCCCTGTCCCTGAACCTGCCGCTGAGCCTGGTGTAGCTGCTGCTATGGGAACGCCTCCGTCGCTTACTCCCGAATCTTCCGGCTCCCACGTACGATCTGAACGCCTTCCCGACCCTGACAAGTTTGAAGGGGACCGGAAGGATCTCCGCCGATTCTCCTCCCAGATTAAGGAGAAGCTGAACATCAACCGCGACCGTTTTCCGACCCCGCAATCCCGAATGACCTATGTCACCAACCGTCTGAAGGGCATACCCTATGCCCAGATTCTGCCTTACATCCGCGATGGCATCTGCCAACTGAACGACTTCACCGATATCCTGGACATCCTGGAACGAGCCTTTGGAGACCCAAACCGTGCCCGAAATGCCCGAAACGAACTGTACCGCCTCCGACAAGGAAACAAGGAGTTCAGCCTGTTCTTTGCAGAATTCCAGCGTCTTGCCATGGAGGGCGAGATGCATAATGAAGCCCTACCCACGATGCTCGAACAAGCAATCAACCGAGAAATGAAAGGGATGTTACTGCATCATGAACCGCCTAAGGGAGACTACCTCGACCTAGCGAGGTTCCTCCAGAACCTGGAAAACCGCCGAGTCCAATACGACAGCGGTCCGTCGACCGCCCCACGGACCTACTCTGCTGCCATaagaaccgccccgaaagcccctgaactgaactctggtagacccggtccgGAGCAGGCCGCTACCACCCCGCCTGTGAACCCTGACGCTATGGACCTGTCCACCACCCGCCGACGATTCTCCCCGTACCGCCAGCCATCGTCCCATTACGAACAAAATGCCTGCTTTCGCTGTGGCTCGAAGGAGCACTTCGTCCGAGACTGCCCGCAAGCCGATAAGCGCCCGCTAGCGGCTCGCCAAATGAATATCCTCCCCCGTTCGCCCTCTCCGATCAGCAGCCCCCGCGGCCGCTTTACCCGTCCCCGCTCGTTATCTCTGGAAGACTCGTTAAAAGGAGTCAGCCTGGCCTAAGCCGCGACCAGGCCCTGCAACCGCGCGTTATCCGTTTATCCGCCGCCGCTATGAACGGCCTCTCCGTCGAAGAGGAGACCCGCCGTTCTGATCTGATGATACTGCCTGTTACACTGaaccaaagagaagaagagttcCCGAGCTATGCTATGCTAGATTCCGGAGCTGAGGGGAAGAGATTCGTCGACCAAGAATGGGCTCGAGAGAATGGTCTTACCCTCATACCACTGACGAAACCTATCCAACTGGAAGGATTCGatggacaagaagctgagtgTGGGCCGATCACCCACTATGTCCAAATGCACATCCGCATCAGCGATCaccgagagaagaaagcctgTTTCCTGGCCACCCAGTTGGCACACTACCCGATCGTGTTAGGCCTTCCGTGGCTGAAAGTACACGACCCCTATGTCCGTTTCGCTGAACACAGCATTGAATTTAACAGCGACTACTGCCGAAGGAACTGCAACATACCCTTGCGGAGCGCGAAGATCCAGGCGCTCCACGAgatacctgtaaagtcccgtccgaggaacctgcctgcacgaccaactggtctcgagaaacgagacattgcagccgtatcgctagctgcgtgtgctgcgtatgcaagaaagaaatacagcatgttcgcaattacaaccgcggacatcgagactgcactgaaccccaagaccgacactgaacctgaccccgtgtctgcactgcctgaagagtttagagacttcgccgaagtgttctcacccaaggaagccgagcgcttgccaccccaccgatcatacgaccacaagatggtcttacaagaggacaaacccttaccttttgggcccctctatcccatgtcccgaaatgagctcgaggtcctgaaagactggatcgaagataacctgaggaaagggttcattcggcccagctcctcgcccgctgcctcgcctgttctgttcgtgaagaaacccggcggaggtctccgcttctgcgtggattaccgtgcaccgaacgcaatcactgttaaggaccgttacccgttgccgctgaccaaggaaaccctgaataacctgaaagggatgaagttctttacgaagattgatatcatctccgccttcaacaatctgcgaattgcgaagggacaagaatacctgactgccttccgtacgagattaggactgttcgaatctttggtgatgccatttggtttaactggagcccccgcatccttccaacgatttatcaacgacacgttacgagagtacctggactgtttctgtactgcttacctggacgatatcctgatttacagccgcacgcgtgcggaacacatagaacatgtacgaaaagtcctccagcgcccccgagaggcaggcctgttcgcaaaactatcgaaatgcgaattctgtgtgtccgagacgaagttccttggtactatcatcggtgaagatggtatccgtatggaccccgacaagatcgaaacgatcgtgaactggaaaacaccgacctgtctgactgatgtgcaagcctttattggtttcggcaacttctaccgccgctttatcagagacttctcgaaagtcatcgccccgctcgtgagactcacgaagaaagacgtccgtttcgaatggacacctgtctgccagctgagcttcgaagccttgaagaaggcgtttacatctgccccggttctgaaagcgtttgactggtccaaggagatagtcctggaaacagacgcgtctgattttgtctctgccggtgtactgtctcagtacgatgacgctggaatactgcaccctatcgcatttttctcgaaaaaacactccgccgccgagtgtaactatgagatatacgataaagaactgctagccataatccgctgcttcgaagagtggcgtcccgaactggagggcacaccctcgcccgtgaaggtcataactgaccaccgcaatctggaatatttcacgacaacgaaactcctgaaccgccgccaagcccgatggtctgaattcctgtcccggtttaacttcaagatcacgtaccgtcccggaaaacaaggtgcaaagcccgacgccctgaccaggaggtcagaggatatccctaaagagggggatgagcgcttagcgcatcagagccagactgttctgaagaaagaaaacctacagataaacgtcacaacacgacagagaaacggagtcactacaaccactccacctgaactgccagacctgccagaagaaccgcctgctaccgctgaagtcccgcctactatcaccgttccgcccgacattgccgatccgcccatcaccgctgctcctgaaacaagagtccgattcatcgagaacaacctgcccgaaccaccatctacgatcaaggatttactgctggaagcctacaaccaagataaagtagtacaatctatcctggaagcgttagacaagaacgctagccgtcaccctgagattacacttgccgactgcgaacgaagaggcaactacctctactaccggaaccgcttgtacgtccctgacaacgatgaactgaaagctgaaatactgcgcctgtgtcatgacaagcccaccgtgggacaccctggccggtcgaagacctatgaactgctgtcccgagaatactactggcctagagtataccagtacgtgagcgactggaccaagaactgccatacctgccgccgtatcacccccgcccgagaagtccgtcaagggatcctgagacaactgcccgtacctgagagagcctggcaagatatcagcatggacttcatcccgcacctgcccctgagctacggttacgacgccatcctagtcgtggtagaccgtctgaccaagatgaagcacttcatacactgcaagggaacctgcaacgctgaagaagtcgcccgcctgtacacccgtcatgtctggaaactgcacggcctgccgaataccgttgtatctgacagaggaccccagttcgtggcccaattctggaaacacctgacaaagcgcctgcgaatcaccaacctgctgtcaaccgcttatcacccggaaactgatggccagactgaacgcgcgaacgccgtactggaacaatacctccgagcgtatgtgtcctacttacaggatgactggtctgaatggctcccgcttgccgaattcactgcaaactctcattaccccgagagcacccgagtttctccgttctacgcgaactatgggttccacccccgcatcgggttcgaaccatcccagcctgccagtcaccctgcgacccgagacgcggaaaagttcgctacacgaatgcaagaactgactgagtacgtccgcgccgagatactgtccgcacaagcccgatacgaagaacaaacgaaccgtcaccgcgcccctgcccgccgataccgtcctggacaactggtctggctgaacgccaggaatatccgaaccctccgcccgcagaagaaactggactggaagaacctaggcccctttaaggtcctagaagctataagtgcacacgcttacaagctcgaactgcctgctagtatgaagatccaccctgtgtttaacgtcagcctgctacagcctgccgccacgaacccggtaaatggacaagttactgaacccgcaccgcctgtcgaagtcgaaggactggaagaatgggaagttgaagacatcttagattcccgctgggaacgacgaggccgaggaggcccgcgtctgaagtacaccgtcaaatggattggttacgacgaacccactgaagagcctgctgaatacctggaccacgcccgcgagatcgtacggaacttccaccgaagatacccgcacaagcctcgcctcgacggagctcggctctaagggagggggtactgtcacggtgcgaaccgtgatgcttagttagaggaagatcacggcacgtgatctccgacctgtttatcttgaacttcagttctagatcctgttgtagctcttcgagctacgtcttgtatattagcctgcccctgcctgtacctgcctgtcaatgtgaatctgatctgttacgacctgtccctgccagtcatctcctatcataccgtcctgccagcccgcaccctgacaaatATTGTAGACTCAGATACAATCACTGATATAACTACCTGAGTTTTGTATACTCCTCCTCACTTAGATGTACGGGCAGATCGTCTTGTACCAAGAACAGCGGGGTTTGGCTTCTCCTCTTCAAAGCACTCACTTTTTTTCAATGGGACCTTTCGCTTTGGGGTTTCTCGCTTCTTTGTCTGTGTCATATCTTCTGCTTCGGTGTCACTTTCTTTCTTTATTGCCACCCGTTTCCGTTTGGAATTGGCTGGTGTGGGTTTCGCAATGTCTTCGTCAACTTCTTTGGCGACAGGGCCAGTCTTCTTCTGGACAGCTGGAACAACGGCACTAGTTCGACCTCCAACGGTGAGGAAAGTGATCTTATCTCCATTGGGTAAGGCGGCGGGCTGGTTCTTCTTCCCCTTGCCCCAGCGGTGCTTGAAAAGCCAGTGCTCGGGGAACTTCTCTGAGTCTGCCAGCACACCAATAGATGTGGAGCAGACGTAGTGAACGGCAGAGTGCAGCGCCTTGATCTGATCATCATTCAAGGTATTGCTGTACTGTTCTGGGTGTATCTTGGCATGGTAGAGAATCTCATCGCTGAAAATAATCAGCTTCTACTCATTTCTTGTTTTTGGTTGACCGGAAGACCTACCCCATCCAGTTTCCGATTCCACTGATATTCGCCTGGTCTAGCAGAAGGGCCTTGATCGGcacttttttctttcccagTTTGTCTGTCAACCATGCTTCATCCACAGTATCTTTGTCGGCGACTGGATCTGGCCCATTTTCCTTGAGCGGAGTGTGATTTCGAATCTCGCCAGCGGGGCAATCCACCAGTCTAATGCGACCAAGCCTGCGGGCATCCACAAATGCTGCCTCTGTTTTCGGCCCGTCGTTTGTCTCCAGTAGAAACTTCCAATATTTAGGAGGCCATTCCTGATCTACAGGCTTGTCGGTTCGATAGTAGTATGTGTCGGCATCCTTGATCTTCAGCCAGCCAGCCATCCCAAAGTGCATAACAGCGTGTGGTGGTGAAGACATTGTGAGCCAGAAATATTTCCCTTGTTGGCCTACTCCCACAATCTTCTTCCCTTGCATTGCCTTTTGAAATTCGGTGGCACTAGTGCCAACTTTGCCAAATATAATATCGTCATGTTGGGCTTGTACTTTGGACAGCGTTTTCCCAACCAGGTGCTCACGAATGAAATGCACAATGCGGTGGATCTCTGCTAGCTCAGGCATCTTGTTGTGCTATTTCCAGATTCAATGGTGAAAACTTGCAATAAAGGAATTCGAGGGCATATGTAAGAGCTCTTTCTCAGGAAAGATCATCTGTCATAAGCAGGGACGCAATCCTATACGCGAACACGCGTTATCACGTGCACTAAATTGAATGCGCTAGTCCCCAAACAGCCCCGAAGCTTGGGGCTGATTACGGCATGACGCCGGTGGTCTACAGAGAGCTTGTTCGGGCTGTTTACGAATGTTGACAACAACTATCTGTTCGTTACTTGTGATTCTAGCAGATCCTACTGCATCTCCGTGAAACATACTTCAAAATCACAAAATATCAACGCTACGCTATACAACACCGTCAGACGACCTACCGCCATCAACAACGCTGCACAGATCCTCATTTGCAAACTGGAGTGGTTCTGGATAACATCGAGTCGAGAATCTGGGGAGGAAATTCATGGGAGAATGTCACACGCCTCATCCACAGCTGCTCCGGTGCTGACGCCTCGGTTCTGTTTTGACGAGAGACTACTCAGAGGTTCGTTTAACATGTGACATCTTGATATCAGCCATAGCTTATAATGACTTTCTATTTTTTTGGTTAGACTTTCTCCGACTCTCAAGATCTACCATCGATGACTCGATTACACAGAACCTGAACGCGTTGATAACACCAGCCCAGGAAGGATTTGACCCGTCATCAACAGAACTGCGACAAACCGACTCTAGATCGCGGATCAACTCCGCAGCCTGCCAGAGCTTCAAGGATAACGTGCTATTTCCGTCATGGCAAACTAGATCAGACGTTCTCACTTATTGCGCTGGCGTGGCTACCAGTCCGGATCCCGACGATCCTGACTTGATTCTGCGGCAAACAGAATCCGCCCGAGACCGAGAACGGGAAATTGATGAGCGTCTTGACCCGTACTCCGCGCGCTTCTTTCCACGCGAAGCACGGACTGAGTCATTGGCCAATCTAATTCGCAATGAGCGCACTATTGAGGAGATCATACGGGCCCGAACGTGGGGGATGGTGTCAGAAAAGTGCAGTGGATTGTCTTCTACTTGGGAAGAAGCTCTCGATAGCTGGCGCCATTTGCATCAGGAATAGCTCCTTTGGCAGAAGAGTGCCGCAATTAGGATTGCCATCTAACTCAACTCTTCTTTAGACTCGGAGGGCCTCACCCCAAATTGTACATATTTGAACAATCTCGGCATGAGCTTTTCTGTCGTTTTGCATCCTCGCTTGCTTGCAATAAAGTAGACTGGGCTGTACGTTGTGTGGAAAGGGGGGAGGGGCATGATAAATAGTCCGGAGATGCTACCTGAGAGAAGTGGCTTGTGCCATAGACTGTGGGCGATTTTGAGAACCAACGAGTAAATGAGCAAACCACTCAATTTCAGCATATAGAAGGTTCATATTTAATAAGAgtgcgtttttttttttcgctgtCCTCTTTCATGTCACCCCAAAGTTGCATTACATGTACATAACAAACCACATGCATATCACGAGAAATGCATCTTACACCTTATGCCAACTATAAGCATAGAATCAATGAATGAGTGTGCTCAACTTAGTCTAAAACTAAAAATTAGCCTGCTTTACCTGCGTCTTGAAGAAGTTGGTGCACACTATCTTATCGGCCCATTAGCTCTGCCAAGATTGGACTCGGAGAAGTCGCCCCCCGCACACATCGATTCCTTACTCGCACAAGTCAGGTCCCTCGACGTCAGCACCGCCCACAATGCCGGAAACATTGAGCACCAAGGACCATTCCTTGTTTCGTCAAGTGGTTCACCACTTTGAAATGAAGCAGTATAAGAAAGGTTGGCCTCTGAAGTGTCCTTAAACCACCTCCGCCTGTCTAACAACGTTTTGCTCTATAGGCATCAAGGTAGCAGACCAGGTCCTTCGCAAAAACCCTAAGCATGGCGATACACAAGCTATGAAGGCCCTGAATATGAGTCAGATAGGGCAATTGGAGGAAGCCTTTGCGCTCGCCAAGAAGGCTCTCCAGAATGATATGAAGTCGCACATCACCTGGCACGTGTACGGGTTGCTATTGCGCCAGGAGAAGAACTACGAGGAGGCAATCAAAGCTTACCGGTTTGCCCTGCGTCTCGAGCCCGAATCGCAACCCATTCAGCGTGATCTGGCACTGCTCCAGATGCAGATGCGGGATTACCAGGGATACATTAAGAGCCGCAGTGCGATGCTGCAAACTCGTCCTGGCTTCCGCCAAAATTGGACGGCACTCGCAATCGCTCATCACTTGGCCGGAGACTTGGCAGAAGCCGAGAAGGTTCTTACTACCTATGAGGACACCTTGAAGGGTGCCATACCACATGTCGCCGATATGGAGAACTCGGAGGCCACCCTGTACAAGAACACAATCATTGCGGAGACTGGAAACATCGAAAGAGCTCTAGAGCACCTCGAGGCTGTTGGATACCGATGCACTGATGTACTCGCAGTCATGGAGATGAAGGCAGATTATTTTTTGCGACTGGACCGCAAGGCCGATGCGGAGTCCGCTTATGCAGCTCTCCTTGATCGCAACCCAGACAACTCGATTTACTACAATGGCTTGATCAAGGCAAAGGGCATTCCCGATAGCGACCACAAGGCATTGAAGGCTCTATACGATGAGTGGGTGGAGAGAAACCCCCGCTGTGATGCTGCTCGTCGCATTCCTCTCGATTTTCTAGAAGGAGAGGACTTCAAGCAGGCCGCTGACACCTATCTCCAGCGCATGCTAAAGAAGGGCGTTCCTTCATTATTCGTGAACATCAAGCATCTTTACGTCAACCTGGCCAAGCGTGATGTGGTACAAGAATTGGTAGAGGGATACCTCTCTGAAAAGGCAGCAAACGGCTCCGCAGAGTCGAACGGGGACAAAAACGAGTTCCTATCATGCACATACTATTTCCTGGCTCAACACTACAACTATCACCTCAGCCGCAACCTCCCCAAGGCCATGGAGAACGTTGAGAAGGCCATTGAGCTGTCACCAAAGGCCGTGGAATATCAGATGACCAAGGCGCGGATTTGGAAGCACTACGGAAACCCCAAGAAGGCAGCAgaagagatggagaaggcTCGTCTGCTAGATGAGAAGGATCGTCATATCAACACCAAGGCGGCCAAATACGTGCTCCGAAACAACGATAATGAGAAAGGTTTAGAACTCATGAGCAAGTTCACTCGCAACGAGGCTGTCGGTGGCACATTAGGTGATTTGCACGAGATGCAGTGCACCTGGTTCTTGACTGAGGACGCCGAGGCATTCCTCCGACAAAAGAAGCTTGGTCTTGCCCTGAAGCGCTTCCACTCGGTTCACAACATCTTTGATACCTGGCAGGAGGACCAATTCGACTTCCACAGCTTTTCTCTCCGCAAGGGAATGATCAGAGCCTACGTCGATATGGTGCGCTGGGAAGACCGTCTGCGCGAGCATCCCTTCTACACAAGAATGGCTCTCGGTGCCGTCAAGGCTCATCTACTTCTCCATGATCAGCCGGATCTTGTGCACGGACCGATGCCCAGCGGAGTTAATGGACTCGATTCTCCTGACGAAAATCAGAGGAAGAAGGCCctcaagaaggccaagaaggagCAGCAGCGCTTGGAAAAGATCGAGGCCGACAAGCGTGCCGCAAGAAAAGCGGCCGCCGCTACTGCCAAGCCTACTGATGGAGAGGCCaagaaggaagatgaggatccTCTGGGTAACACTTTGGTCCAGACTCAGGATCCCCTGAAGGATGCCATGAAGTTCTTGACGCCGTTGCTTGAGTCCAGCCCTCAGAACATCGAGGCCCAGTGCCTCGGGTTTGAGGTTTACTCTAGAAAGAGTAAGTTAATTTGATACACTCTTGGACAGGACCCTCATGCTAATACGTTTATAGACAAGCACCTCCTTGCCGTCAAGTGCCTTGTAGCCGCTCATTCTATCGATCCCTCCAACCCTACTCTCCACCTTCAATTGCTTCGCTTCCGCAAGTCTCTCGAACGCCTTGCCGAGCCTCTTCCCGAGCAGGTTGCCGAGGTCGTCAATGCCGAATTTGACAAGCTGCTCCCAAAGACCCAGAAGCTCGAAGAGTGGAACGAGTCTTACCTCTCGGCTAACAAGGAAAGCGTCGCGCACGTGCACGCCGGCCTGTCTGGTCGTCAAATTTTGAACCCCGAATCCAAGCCGCAGTGCGAGCAAGACCTGCTTGCCACTCTCAATTCCCCCGAGATCACTATAGATGAGGCTGTCACCGCTTTGGACATTCTGAACCAGTGGGGCAGTGACAAGACTGCGTTCGCCGAGAAGGCGAACAAGAAGTGGCCCGAGTCTTCTGTTTTCGAGCTGAATTGATCTCATACGAACGGAGGACCGTGTGGACTCCCACCCCCATTCCCGCTTCGATCATGAGTTGTCTAGCTGCCTAGCAATATTACGCTGTTGCAGGAATTGGGATAAcgaaagaaggaaaaaaacaTAGAGAAAGACACGGGATGAGCAAATATACTCTGGTGTTGGCCGATGCCAAGTGGAGTGAGTATACAGGTGCTGGGGGAATCCAATGTACCAGTATCTATTGCCAAT
Proteins encoded:
- a CDS encoding Formamidopyrimidine-DNA glycosylase, putative, whose translation is MPELAEIHRIVHFIREHLVGKTLSKVQAQHDDIIFGKVGTSATEFQKAMQGKKIVGVGQQGKYFWLTMSSPPHAVMHFGMAGWLKIKDADTYYYRTDKPVDQEWPPKYWKFLLETNDGPKTEAAFVDARRLGRIRLVDCPAGEIRNHTPLKENGPDPVADKDTVDEAWLTDKLGKKKVPIKALLLDQANISGIGNWMGDEILYHAKIHPEQYSNTLNDDQIKALHSAVHYVCSTSIGVLADSEKFPEHWLFKHRWGKGKKNQPAALPNGDKITFLTVGGRTSAVVPAVQKKTGPVAKEVDEDIAKPTPANSKRKRVAIKKESDTEAEDMTQTKKRETPKRKVPLKKSECFEEEKPNPAVLGTRRSARTSK
- a CDS encoding Caffeine-induced death protein Cid2, putative is translated as MSHASSTAAPVLTPRFCFDERLLRDFLRLSRSTIDDSITQNLNALITPAQEGFDPSSTELRQTDSRSRINSAACQSFKDNVLFPSWQTRSDVLTYCAGVATSPDPDDPDLILRQTESARDREREIDERLDPYSARFFPREARTESLANLIRNERTIEEIIRARTWGMVSEKCSGLSSTWEEALDSWRHLHQE
- a CDS encoding NH2-terminal acetyltransferase catalytic subunit (NAT1), putative; its protein translation is MPETLSTKDHSLFRQVVHHFEMKQYKKGIKVADQVLRKNPKHGDTQAMKALNMSQIGQLEEAFALAKKALQNDMKSHITWHVYGLLLRQEKNYEEAIKAYRFALRLEPESQPIQRDLALLQMQMRDYQGYIKSRSAMLQTRPGFRQNWTALAIAHHLAGDLAEAEKVLTTYEDTLKGAIPHVADMENSEATLYKNTIIAETGNIERALEHLEAVGYRCTDVLAVMEMKADYFLRLDRKADAESAYAALLDRNPDNSIYYNGLIKAKGIPDSDHKALKALYDEWVERNPRCDAARRIPLDFLEGEDFKQAADTYLQRMLKKGVPSLFVNIKHLYVNLAKRDVVQELVEGYLSEKAANGSAESNGDKNEFLSCTYYFLAQHYNYHLSRNLPKAMENVEKAIELSPKAVEYQMTKARIWKHYGNPKKAAEEMEKARLLDEKDRHINTKAAKYVLRNNDNEKGLELMSKFTRNEAVGGTLGDLHEMQCTWFLTEDAEAFLRQKKLGLALKRFHSVHNIFDTWQEDQFDFHSFSLRKGMIRAYVDMVRWEDRLREHPFYTRMALGAVKAHLLLHDQPDLVHGPMPSGVNGLDSPDENQRKKALKKAKKEQQRLEKIEADKRAARKAAAATAKPTDGEAKKEDEDPLGNTLVQTQDPLKDAMKFLTPLLESSPQNIEAQCLGFEVYSRKNKHLLAVKCLVAAHSIDPSNPTLHLQLLRFRKSLERLAEPLPEQVAEVVNAEFDKLLPKTQKLEEWNESYLSANKESVAHVHAGLSGRQILNPESKPQCEQDLLATLNSPEITIDEAVTALDILNQWGSDKTAFAEKANKKWPESSVFELN